A DNA window from Sandaracinaceae bacterium contains the following coding sequences:
- a CDS encoding MBL fold metallo-hydrolase, which translates to MSDTKRPWRRRLLRGLGALGALLLLVGGVLLADAWNAMGTSASGARLDRMRASPRWAGEGFVNPMPMVEPELVEATARWLEGGENRTPVSPPPIVRRTRADFAEPPSSGLRITWLGHSTMLVELDGRTILTDPVWGERSSPSSWLGPARFHAPPLPLEELPELTAVVISHDHYDHLDTPTIEALEARAPRYFVPLGVGAHLEYWGVPPDRITELDWWDEVEVDGVRLVSTPARHFSGRTGLDKDATLWTSWAMIGPEHRVYFSGDTGYFHGFAEIGERLGPFDATLIEVGAYNQLWRDVHLGPEQAVRAHVALRGGLMLPVHWGTFDLALHAWTEPPERLRLAAAREGVRVAIPRPGESVDPASPPEVARWWPALPFQTVDEAPVIASHLGAAASLR; encoded by the coding sequence GTGAGCGACACGAAGCGACCTTGGCGGCGACGCCTCCTGCGCGGACTCGGGGCGCTCGGCGCGCTGCTCCTGCTCGTCGGTGGGGTGCTCCTCGCCGACGCGTGGAACGCGATGGGCACGAGCGCGAGCGGCGCCCGGCTCGACCGGATGAGGGCGTCGCCGCGGTGGGCGGGCGAGGGCTTCGTCAACCCGATGCCGATGGTCGAGCCCGAGCTCGTCGAGGCGACCGCGCGCTGGCTCGAGGGCGGCGAGAACCGGACGCCGGTCTCGCCGCCCCCCATCGTGCGCCGCACCCGCGCCGACTTCGCCGAGCCGCCGTCGAGCGGGCTCCGCATCACCTGGCTGGGTCACTCGACCATGCTCGTCGAGCTCGACGGGCGCACGATCCTGACCGACCCCGTGTGGGGCGAGCGATCGAGCCCCTCGAGCTGGCTCGGCCCCGCGCGCTTCCACGCGCCGCCCTTGCCGCTCGAGGAGCTGCCCGAGCTGACCGCGGTGGTGATCAGCCACGACCACTACGACCATCTCGACACGCCCACCATCGAGGCGCTCGAGGCGCGGGCGCCGCGGTACTTCGTGCCGCTCGGCGTGGGCGCGCACCTCGAGTACTGGGGCGTGCCGCCCGACCGCATCACGGAGCTCGACTGGTGGGACGAGGTCGAGGTGGACGGCGTGCGCCTGGTCTCGACGCCCGCGAGGCACTTCTCCGGACGCACCGGCCTCGACAAGGACGCCACGCTCTGGACGAGCTGGGCGATGATCGGACCGGAGCACCGCGTCTACTTCAGCGGCGACACCGGCTACTTCCACGGCTTCGCGGAGATCGGCGAGCGGCTCGGGCCCTTCGACGCGACGCTGATCGAGGTCGGCGCCTACAACCAGCTCTGGCGCGACGTGCACCTCGGCCCGGAGCAGGCCGTACGCGCGCACGTCGCCCTGCGCGGCGGGCTCATGCTGCCCGTGCACTGGGGCACGTTCGATCTCGCCCTGCACGCGTGGACCGAGCCGCCCGAGCGGCTGCGCCTCGCCGCGGCCCGGGAGGGCGTGCGGGTGGCCATCCCCCGTCCGGGAGAGAGCGTGGACCCGGCCTCGCCCCCCGAGGTCGCGCGCTGGTGGCCCGCCCTCCCGTTCCAGACCGTGGACGAGGCCCCGGTGATCGCGTCTCACCTCGGCGCGGCGGCCAGCCTCCGCTGA
- a CDS encoding ATP-binding protein: protein MFGSAVAGLTAVLVATVDPAQLFAPSYLGMLLVFGGLLVLRFVRVPFRARAVGFVLVLLLVATLALLNFGVAPAPLLALALATIVAGTFLGRGALAVTAIAAPLAILVSGWVSTRGWVRPSNPTFAPIEWLDWVRAAFEYALAGGSVAALLLLIIYQLERHEIARARAERLEALGRLAGGVAHDFNNSLQVMFVWQELLASHDDETVREAMEEIGVAAEQASRLTAQLLAFGKRDLWAPVPLALGDEVERWAVAIRRVLPEDVRLEVSTEANPVVVCDPGQLEQILLNLVVNARDALGGAGRIEVSLETVDASELPDASVGARAHAAYAVMRVRDDGPGMSEEVRKRVFEPFFSTKEQLGTGLGLSIVHSAVQRAGGWTDVETELERGTTFSVYFPCEDDASVPLPAERRDEPLPAVEPGGVVLLAEDEAPIRRNLSTFLRAEGYRVLEAEDGDRAMTLLELHASEVDVLCTDGVMPGISTASLIARFRELRPEGRVIVSSGHIDEELVRRQLTTAQLELLRKPFTPSQLLARLRR, encoded by the coding sequence ATGTTCGGCAGCGCCGTCGCGGGACTGACCGCGGTGCTCGTGGCCACGGTGGACCCCGCCCAGCTCTTCGCGCCGAGCTACCTCGGGATGCTCCTGGTCTTCGGGGGGCTGCTGGTGCTGCGATTCGTGCGTGTCCCCTTCCGCGCTCGGGCGGTCGGCTTCGTGCTCGTGCTGCTGCTCGTCGCCACCCTCGCCCTGCTGAACTTCGGCGTCGCTCCCGCGCCGTTGCTCGCGCTCGCGCTGGCCACGATCGTCGCCGGCACCTTCCTCGGGCGCGGCGCGCTCGCGGTCACCGCCATCGCCGCGCCGCTGGCCATCCTCGTCAGCGGCTGGGTCTCGACGCGAGGGTGGGTGCGGCCGTCCAACCCGACCTTCGCGCCGATCGAGTGGCTCGACTGGGTGCGCGCCGCGTTCGAGTACGCGCTCGCCGGCGGCTCGGTCGCCGCCCTGCTGCTGCTCATCATCTACCAGCTGGAGCGCCACGAGATCGCGAGGGCGCGCGCCGAACGGCTCGAGGCGCTGGGTCGACTCGCTGGCGGCGTCGCGCACGACTTCAACAACTCCCTCCAGGTGATGTTCGTCTGGCAGGAGCTCCTCGCGAGTCACGACGACGAGACCGTGCGGGAGGCGATGGAGGAGATCGGGGTGGCCGCCGAGCAAGCGAGTCGCCTGACGGCTCAGCTGCTCGCCTTCGGCAAACGAGACCTCTGGGCTCCCGTACCTCTGGCCCTCGGTGACGAGGTGGAGCGATGGGCGGTTGCGATCCGGCGCGTGCTGCCCGAGGACGTGAGGCTCGAGGTCTCGACCGAGGCGAACCCGGTGGTCGTGTGCGACCCGGGGCAGCTCGAGCAGATCTTGCTGAACCTCGTGGTGAACGCCCGCGACGCGCTCGGGGGCGCGGGGCGCATCGAGGTCTCGCTCGAGACGGTCGACGCGAGCGAGCTCCCCGACGCATCTGTCGGGGCGCGCGCCCACGCTGCCTACGCGGTCATGCGGGTGCGCGACGACGGCCCGGGCATGAGCGAGGAGGTGCGGAAGCGGGTCTTCGAGCCGTTCTTCTCGACGAAGGAGCAGCTCGGGACGGGCCTCGGCCTCTCCATCGTGCACTCCGCGGTGCAGCGCGCGGGAGGCTGGACGGACGTGGAGACCGAGCTCGAGCGCGGGACCACGTTCAGCGTCTATTTCCCGTGCGAAGACGATGCCTCGGTGCCTCTCCCGGCGGAGCGTCGGGACGAGCCCCTCCCCGCGGTCGAGCCCGGCGGCGTCGTGCTCCTGGCCGAGGACGAGGCGCCGATCCGACGCAACCTCTCCACCTTCCTTCGGGCGGAAGGCTATCGCGTCCTCGAGGCGGAGGACGGCGACCGCGCGATGACGCTCCTCGAGCTCCACGCGAGCGAGGTCGACGTCCTGTGCACCGACGGCGTGATGCCGGGGATCTCGACCGCGAGCCTGATCGCGCGCTTTCGAGAGCTGCGCCCGGAGGGCCGGGTCATCGTCAGCTCGGGTCACATCGACGAGGAGCTCGTCCGCAGGCAGCTCACGACCGCCCAGCTGGAGCTCCTTCGCAAGCCCTTCACCCCTTCGCAGCTCCTCGCGCGGCTCCGCCGCTGA
- a CDS encoding acyl-CoA dehydrogenase family protein, translating into MDFQLTEDQKMIQETAASFVKKDSPVERMRKLRDSELGYDRAVYRQMGELGWLGLPMPESVGGFGGTMTDASILLEQFGSTLVPEPYTASVILGGMALVHGGSEAQQKELLGPMVEGESSLALAWSERQARYDISNVETKAEKSGGGYVLRGEKVWVLNGHAADHLIVSARTGGSAREADGVSLFAVPKGASGLTIQSVKTMDGGRAARVLLDGAEGQLLGEEGQAAPILSWVLDKGAAAACAEGLGLANAVLWMTVEYLKTRKQFNVPIGIFQALQHRAVDMFVQVELLKGTSILANALADSSDARERQRAVSAAKAQLTQNGFDVVAQGTQLHGGIGVTDEHDISLYFKRMRVLNALFGDEDAHVRRFMRLATFEDDAG; encoded by the coding sequence ATGGACTTCCAGCTCACCGAAGACCAGAAGATGATCCAGGAGACGGCGGCCTCCTTCGTCAAGAAGGACAGCCCCGTCGAGCGCATGCGGAAGCTGCGCGACAGCGAGCTCGGCTACGACCGCGCCGTCTATCGACAAATGGGCGAGCTCGGCTGGCTCGGCCTGCCCATGCCCGAGAGCGTGGGCGGGTTCGGCGGCACGATGACGGACGCGTCGATCCTGCTCGAGCAGTTCGGCAGCACCCTCGTGCCCGAGCCCTACACCGCGAGCGTGATCCTCGGCGGCATGGCCCTCGTGCACGGCGGCAGCGAGGCGCAGCAGAAGGAGCTGCTCGGCCCGATGGTCGAGGGTGAGAGCTCGCTCGCGCTCGCGTGGTCGGAGCGGCAGGCCCGCTACGACATCTCCAACGTGGAGACCAAGGCCGAGAAGTCGGGGGGCGGCTACGTGCTCCGCGGCGAGAAGGTCTGGGTCCTCAACGGGCACGCGGCCGATCATCTGATCGTCAGCGCGCGCACCGGCGGGAGCGCCCGCGAGGCGGACGGCGTCTCGCTCTTCGCCGTGCCGAAGGGCGCGAGCGGCCTGACCATCCAGTCCGTCAAGACGATGGACGGCGGCCGCGCGGCGCGGGTGCTGCTCGACGGCGCCGAGGGCCAGCTCCTCGGCGAGGAGGGCCAGGCCGCGCCGATCCTGAGCTGGGTGCTCGACAAGGGGGCCGCCGCCGCGTGCGCCGAGGGGCTCGGCCTCGCCAACGCGGTGCTCTGGATGACGGTCGAATACCTGAAGACCCGCAAGCAGTTCAACGTGCCGATCGGCATCTTCCAGGCGCTCCAGCACCGCGCGGTCGACATGTTCGTCCAGGTGGAGCTGCTCAAGGGGACGAGCATCCTCGCGAACGCGCTCGCCGACTCGTCGGACGCGCGCGAGCGTCAGCGCGCGGTGAGCGCGGCCAAGGCGCAGCTCACCCAGAACGGCTTCGACGTCGTCGCGCAGGGCACGCAGCTCCACGGCGGCATCGGCGTGACCGACGAGCACGACATCAGCCTCTACTTCAAGCGCATGCGGGTGCTCAACGCGCTCTTCGGCGACGAGGACGCGCACGTGCGCCGCTTCATGCGCCTGGCGACGTTCGAAGACGACGCCGGCTGA
- a CDS encoding creatininase family protein yields the protein MSRLPLKLAEMTFEEAEHASELGAVGLLPAGATEAHGPHLPLSTDVVISETAAVRAAMQLRRANVSAVVMPPLAYAVTEFAADFRGTVSISLETATALVRDVILGAHRAGLSGVVICNAHLEPGNLKALKDGVAQANERGGRAIFPDVTRKPHALRLGDEFKSGACHAGSYETSLVLAADPFLVRSDIAEGLEANPSSLSVAIRDGKKTFQEAGGPRAYFGYPADASAAEGELLYKELADIFAEAARELGGA from the coding sequence ATGTCACGTCTGCCGTTGAAGCTCGCCGAGATGACCTTCGAGGAGGCCGAGCACGCCTCCGAGCTGGGCGCGGTGGGGCTCCTGCCGGCGGGCGCGACCGAGGCGCACGGGCCGCACCTGCCGCTCTCGACGGATGTGGTCATCAGCGAGACCGCGGCCGTCCGCGCCGCCATGCAGCTCCGCCGGGCCAACGTGTCGGCGGTCGTCATGCCGCCGCTGGCGTACGCGGTGACGGAGTTCGCGGCCGACTTCCGGGGCACCGTCTCCATCTCGCTCGAGACGGCGACCGCGCTGGTGCGGGACGTGATCCTCGGGGCGCACCGCGCCGGGCTGAGCGGCGTCGTGATCTGCAACGCGCACCTCGAGCCCGGCAACCTGAAGGCGCTGAAGGACGGCGTCGCGCAGGCGAACGAGCGGGGAGGGCGCGCGATCTTCCCGGACGTGACCCGCAAGCCGCACGCGCTCCGCCTCGGCGACGAGTTCAAGAGCGGCGCGTGCCACGCGGGCAGCTACGAGACGAGCCTCGTGCTCGCCGCCGATCCGTTCCTGGTGCGGAGCGACATCGCGGAGGGGCTCGAGGCGAACCCCAGCTCGCTCTCGGTCGCCATCCGCGATGGCAAGAAGACTTTCCAGGAGGCGGGCGGCCCGCGCGCGTACTTCGGCTACCCCGCCGACGCCAGCGCGGCCGAGGGGGAGCTGCTCTACAAGGAGCTCGCCGACATCTTCGCGGAGGCGGCCCGCGAGCTCGGCGGCGCCTGA
- a CDS encoding metallophosphoesterase — protein MPFWLRMVLFVLAMLLLAGVTTWYVYRRSAFAMGLGRRGKRALAALLFAGPVLMIAARSFESMLPRSVAALLGAVGATMLLGVWISTVLVGVLDLGFLGARSVRAWVRGGEAEAKLAAKAAVAERAANAASDGPRTRSDAGSGSGTGMGMGTGTGTGSGSGSGSGSDAAADAGSDAAADADAGSDADAAADAAATDADHPRAWPSLGSLGRRQLLRRSLTGAALGVGFGSAGYGALFGRRDYEITRVPVPIAGLSPRLDGYRIAQISDVHFGTYVGDPELRSAVALMREARPDLIVLTGDLLDHDPAYAPWLGRMVRAFTELGPRDGVVVIPGNHDYYAGVDAVLSVSREGGATVLRNQSRLIAEGHVALVGVDDVWARRNGDGPGPDLARAVAGISPDLPRVLLCHNPVYFPEAAGQVALQLSGHTHGGQVNLGVRPAELVLPYVEGLYREEGSYLYVNRGFGTAGPPARVGAPPEITLTVLTAA, from the coding sequence GTGCCTTTCTGGCTGCGCATGGTCCTCTTCGTGCTCGCGATGCTCCTGCTCGCGGGCGTCACCACCTGGTACGTCTACCGCCGCAGCGCCTTCGCGATGGGCCTCGGCCGGCGCGGCAAGCGCGCCCTCGCCGCGCTCCTGTTCGCCGGCCCCGTCCTGATGATCGCGGCCCGCAGCTTCGAGTCGATGCTCCCCCGGAGCGTCGCCGCCCTGCTCGGCGCGGTCGGCGCGACCATGCTGCTGGGCGTGTGGATCTCGACCGTCCTGGTCGGCGTCCTGGATCTTGGTTTCCTGGGCGCGCGCAGCGTCCGAGCCTGGGTCCGCGGGGGCGAGGCGGAGGCGAAGCTGGCGGCGAAGGCGGCGGTGGCGGAGCGAGCGGCGAACGCGGCCTCGGACGGACCTCGCACCAGATCGGACGCGGGATCGGGATCGGGAACGGGAATGGGAATGGGAACGGGAACGGGAACGGGATCGGGATCGGGATCGGGATCGGGATCGGACGCGGCAGCGGATGCGGGATCGGACGCGGCAGCGGATGCGGACGCGGGATCGGATGCGGACGCGGCAGCGGATGCGGCGGCGACAGACGCCGACCACCCCCGGGCCTGGCCTTCCCTCGGCTCCCTGGGCCGCCGCCAGCTCCTGCGCCGCTCGCTCACCGGCGCCGCCCTCGGCGTCGGCTTCGGCAGCGCGGGCTACGGCGCCCTCTTCGGTCGCCGCGACTACGAGATCACTCGTGTCCCCGTCCCGATCGCGGGCCTCTCTCCTCGCCTCGATGGCTACCGCATCGCGCAGATCAGCGACGTGCACTTCGGGACCTATGTGGGGGACCCGGAGCTGCGCTCGGCCGTCGCGTTGATGCGCGAGGCCCGGCCCGATCTGATCGTGCTCACGGGCGATCTGCTGGACCACGACCCGGCCTACGCCCCGTGGCTGGGGCGCATGGTGCGCGCGTTCACCGAGCTGGGCCCGCGCGACGGTGTCGTCGTGATCCCGGGCAACCACGACTACTACGCCGGCGTGGACGCCGTGCTCTCCGTCTCACGCGAAGGCGGCGCGACCGTGCTGCGCAACCAGAGCCGGCTGATCGCGGAGGGCCACGTGGCCCTCGTCGGGGTCGACGACGTCTGGGCGCGGCGCAACGGCGACGGGCCGGGTCCCGACCTGGCGCGCGCCGTGGCCGGGATCTCGCCCGACCTCCCCCGGGTGCTGCTCTGCCACAACCCGGTCTACTTCCCCGAGGCGGCCGGCCAGGTGGCGCTCCAGCTCAGCGGCCACACCCACGGGGGGCAGGTGAACCTCGGCGTCCGCCCCGCCGAGCTGGTCCTGCCGTACGTCGAGGGCCTCTATCGGGAAGAGGGCTCGTATCTGTACGTGAACCGGGGCTTCGGCACCGCGGGCCCGCCGGCCCGGGTCGGCGCGCCGCCCGAGATCACGCTGACCGTGCTCACCGCGGCCTAG
- a CDS encoding acyl-CoA dehydrogenase family protein: MDLSFTPEQEAFREEVRSWIASALPPHLAAKAEVDGNFSMPEIMEWHKILYAKGWVAPHWPKEVGGPGWDAAHRFIFSEELEKAGTPQLSPFGLVMVGPLIIQFGTDAQKQRYLPKILSGEEVWCQGYSEPNAGSDLASLRTTAEDAGDHFVVNGQKTWTTYAQYADWIFCLVRTNQEVKKQAGISFLLIDLKSEGVDVKPMLTSGHTPAFCDTYFDNVKVPKENVVGKVDQGWTMAKALLGHERTMIAAVGQSTREIGHIKRIAKNTLRGGKPLLEDDLFRAKVARLEIELEALKMANFRALAGAQLGHAPGPESSILKLRGSEILQKTQELAMEAMGQNALTWFNEDGVVPPNEEGVPSTFNYTRATTIYGGSNEIQKNIIAKLILGLPQPGKAKQ; this comes from the coding sequence ATGGATCTCTCTTTCACGCCCGAGCAGGAGGCCTTCCGCGAGGAGGTCCGCTCGTGGATCGCGTCCGCCCTTCCGCCTCACCTCGCGGCCAAGGCCGAGGTCGACGGCAACTTCTCCATGCCCGAGATCATGGAGTGGCACAAAATCCTCTACGCCAAGGGCTGGGTGGCCCCGCACTGGCCCAAGGAGGTGGGCGGCCCCGGCTGGGACGCCGCGCACCGCTTCATCTTCTCGGAGGAGCTCGAGAAGGCCGGCACCCCGCAGCTGAGCCCCTTCGGGCTCGTGATGGTCGGCCCCCTCATCATCCAGTTCGGCACCGACGCGCAGAAGCAGCGCTACCTGCCGAAGATCCTCAGCGGCGAGGAGGTCTGGTGCCAGGGCTACTCGGAGCCGAACGCGGGCAGCGACCTCGCCTCGCTCCGCACCACGGCCGAGGACGCGGGCGACCACTTCGTCGTCAACGGGCAGAAGACCTGGACCACCTACGCGCAGTACGCCGACTGGATCTTCTGCCTCGTGCGCACGAACCAGGAGGTGAAGAAGCAGGCGGGGATCAGCTTCCTGCTCATCGACCTGAAGTCCGAGGGCGTCGACGTCAAACCCATGCTCACCAGCGGGCACACGCCCGCCTTCTGCGACACCTACTTCGACAACGTGAAGGTGCCGAAGGAGAACGTGGTCGGGAAGGTCGACCAGGGCTGGACGATGGCCAAGGCGTTGCTCGGCCACGAGCGCACGATGATCGCGGCCGTCGGGCAGTCGACGCGCGAGATCGGGCACATCAAGCGCATCGCGAAGAACACCCTGCGCGGCGGCAAGCCGCTGCTCGAGGACGACCTCTTCCGCGCGAAGGTGGCCCGGCTCGAGATCGAGCTCGAGGCGCTCAAGATGGCCAACTTCCGCGCGCTCGCGGGCGCGCAGCTCGGCCACGCGCCGGGCCCGGAGAGCTCCATCCTCAAGCTCCGCGGCTCCGAGATCCTGCAGAAGACGCAGGAGCTGGCCATGGAGGCGATGGGGCAGAACGCCTTGACGTGGTTCAACGAGGACGGCGTCGTGCCGCCCAACGAGGAGGGTGTGCCCAGCACCTTCAACTACACCCGGGCCACGACCATCTACGGCGGCTCGAACGAGATCCAGAAGAACATCATCGCGAAGCTGATCCTCGGGCTGCCCCAGCCCGGCAAGGCCAAGCAGTAG
- the lpdA gene encoding dihydrolipoyl dehydrogenase, with protein sequence MAEKSYEAIVIGAGPGGYPAGIRLAQLGVKTLVVEKEYYGGVCLNWGCIPSKALIAAANTYQDMQEGVGTMGISTGDVSIDIDKLQDWKEGIVKKLTTGVQGLLKTNKADSVMGTAKLVAKNQVEVTDADGGKTTYEATKGIIIATGAQVIQIPGMEIDGETIISAREAVSLREAKGTMVVVGGGVIGLELGMVYQKLGMKVVVVELLPQILTGVDKDLVRVVQKAFEKTGGEVHVEAKVEKITKKDGKATVTVATKDGKSFDIEANKVLMAVGFKPNSKNLGLEDLGVKMDQRGHIQVNEKLETNVSGVYAIGDVIGAPYLAHKATKEGEIVAEVVAGHKAAVDWRAMPSAIFTEPEIATVGLSETQAKEQGKNVKVGKFPFSVSGRAMAVRHTEGFVKTIVDAETHEVLGVAIVGPEASDLISEASLAIEMCAFAEDVHLTIHPHPTLGEAVMESFKHALGEAVHLINR encoded by the coding sequence ATGGCTGAGAAGAGCTACGAGGCGATCGTCATCGGCGCCGGTCCCGGCGGCTACCCGGCGGGCATCCGCCTGGCCCAGCTCGGCGTCAAGACGCTGGTGGTCGAGAAGGAGTACTACGGCGGCGTCTGCCTCAACTGGGGCTGCATCCCGTCCAAGGCGCTCATCGCGGCGGCCAACACCTACCAGGACATGCAGGAGGGCGTCGGCACGATGGGCATCTCCACCGGAGACGTCTCCATCGACATCGACAAGCTGCAGGACTGGAAGGAGGGCATCGTCAAGAAGCTGACCACCGGCGTGCAGGGCCTGCTCAAGACCAACAAGGCCGACTCGGTGATGGGCACCGCGAAGCTCGTCGCCAAGAACCAGGTCGAGGTCACCGACGCCGACGGGGGCAAGACGACGTACGAGGCCACCAAGGGCATCATCATCGCCACCGGCGCGCAGGTCATCCAGATCCCCGGCATGGAGATCGACGGTGAGACCATCATCAGCGCGCGCGAGGCGGTGAGCCTGCGCGAGGCGAAGGGCACGATGGTCGTCGTCGGCGGCGGCGTGATCGGCCTCGAGCTGGGCATGGTCTACCAGAAGCTCGGCATGAAGGTCGTCGTGGTGGAGCTGCTCCCGCAGATCCTGACCGGCGTGGACAAGGACCTCGTCCGGGTCGTGCAGAAGGCCTTCGAGAAGACCGGCGGCGAGGTGCACGTCGAGGCCAAGGTCGAGAAGATCACCAAGAAGGACGGCAAGGCGACCGTCACCGTCGCGACCAAGGACGGCAAGAGCTTCGACATCGAGGCCAACAAGGTCCTCATGGCCGTCGGCTTCAAGCCGAACAGCAAGAACCTCGGCCTCGAGGACCTCGGCGTGAAGATGGACCAGCGCGGTCACATCCAGGTGAACGAGAAGCTCGAGACGAACGTCTCGGGGGTCTACGCCATCGGCGACGTGATCGGCGCGCCGTACCTCGCGCACAAGGCGACCAAGGAGGGCGAGATCGTCGCCGAGGTGGTCGCGGGTCACAAGGCGGCGGTGGACTGGCGCGCGATGCCCTCCGCCATCTTCACCGAGCCGGAGATCGCCACCGTCGGCCTCAGCGAGACGCAGGCGAAGGAGCAGGGGAAGAACGTCAAGGTCGGCAAGTTCCCCTTCAGCGTGAGCGGTCGCGCGATGGCGGTGCGTCACACCGAGGGCTTCGTCAAGACCATCGTCGACGCGGAGACCCACGAGGTGCTCGGCGTCGCCATCGTCGGCCCCGAGGCGAGCGACCTGATCAGCGAGGCGTCGCTGGCCATCGAGATGTGCGCCTTCGCGGAGGACGTGCACCTGACCATTCACCCCCACCCCACCCTGGGCGAGGCGGTGATGGAGAGCTTCAAGCACGCGCTCGGCGAGGCCGTGCACCTCATCAACCGCTGA
- the lipB gene encoding lipoyl(octanoyl) transferase LipB gives MPRQITVHRMGLVRYAEALELQERLQRARIRGRIGDTLLLLEHPPVVTLGRGAKEQNILLSRALLAARGFDVHEIGRGGDVTYHGPGQLVGYPILDLSPDRKDVRRYVTDLEEAMIRLAAAYGLDAGRVPKLNGTWVGDRKIGAIGVRISRWVTMHGFAFNVSTDLSHFGVIVPCGIQDRGVTSLVEETGRDVPMDEVTPKLEGILAELFDAELTVSDTPPLEGVDPSAWAPEPWRDAPPPS, from the coding sequence ATGCCACGGCAGATCACCGTTCACCGCATGGGCCTCGTGCGCTACGCGGAGGCCCTCGAGCTCCAGGAGCGGCTCCAGCGCGCGCGCATCCGAGGCCGGATCGGCGACACGCTCCTGCTCCTCGAGCACCCGCCCGTGGTGACCCTGGGGCGCGGCGCCAAGGAGCAGAACATCTTGCTGTCGCGCGCGCTCCTCGCCGCCCGTGGCTTCGACGTGCACGAGATCGGCCGGGGCGGCGACGTGACCTACCACGGCCCGGGGCAGCTCGTCGGCTACCCCATCCTCGACCTGAGCCCGGACCGCAAGGACGTGCGCCGCTACGTCACGGATCTCGAGGAGGCGATGATCCGCCTCGCCGCCGCCTACGGGCTCGACGCCGGGCGCGTGCCCAAGCTGAACGGCACCTGGGTCGGCGACCGCAAGATCGGCGCGATCGGCGTGCGCATCAGCCGCTGGGTGACGATGCACGGCTTCGCCTTCAACGTCAGCACCGACCTGTCTCACTTCGGCGTGATCGTCCCTTGCGGTATCCAGGACCGCGGCGTCACCTCGCTGGTCGAGGAGACCGGCCGGGACGTGCCGATGGACGAGGTCACGCCGAAGCTCGAGGGCATCCTCGCGGAGCTCTTCGACGCGGAGCTGACCGTCTCCGACACCCCGCCGCTCGAGGGCGTCGACCCGAGCGCGTGGGCGCCCGAGCCCTGGCGAGACGCGCCGCCGCCGTCCTGA
- a CDS encoding thiamine pyrophosphate-dependent enzyme encodes MDAQDPTLGLRRVIRDDGSADPDTDPFLPEETLRAMHRELLKIRRLDERMLGKQRQGKVGFFGTITGQEATPIATAFALEDRDWIFPALRESAIMLCRGFPLSTWLAQVYGNQRDVLKGRQMPSHMSGRAVNQVSWSSCIGPQIPQAVGAAMAAKRRGDDAVAVGFMGDGATSQPDFHASMTFAANDRAPVVLICQNNHWSISVPTDKQTASATIAVKAKAYGIPGVRVDGNDVLAVYSAVKEAADRARKGEGPTFVEAVTYRMGPHSSSDDPTRYRSQDEVDAWAKKDPITRYEAYLRKAELLDDASREALVEDLEREISAAIDEVEELGVPARETLFDDVYAETPAHLEEQRGALSKLPSAPRGH; translated from the coding sequence ATGGACGCCCAAGACCCCACCCTCGGCCTGCGTCGCGTGATCCGCGACGACGGCTCCGCCGACCCCGACACGGACCCGTTTCTCCCGGAAGAGACGCTCCGCGCGATGCACCGCGAGCTGCTGAAGATCCGCCGGCTCGACGAGCGCATGCTCGGCAAGCAGCGGCAGGGCAAGGTCGGCTTCTTCGGCACGATCACCGGGCAGGAGGCGACCCCCATCGCCACCGCCTTCGCCCTCGAGGACCGGGACTGGATCTTCCCCGCCCTGCGCGAGAGCGCGATCATGCTGTGTCGCGGCTTCCCGCTCTCCACGTGGCTGGCGCAGGTCTACGGCAACCAGCGCGACGTGCTCAAGGGCCGGCAGATGCCCAGCCACATGAGCGGGCGCGCCGTGAACCAGGTCTCCTGGTCGAGCTGCATCGGGCCGCAGATCCCGCAGGCCGTGGGCGCGGCCATGGCGGCCAAGCGGCGCGGCGACGACGCGGTGGCGGTCGGCTTCATGGGCGACGGCGCGACGAGTCAACCCGACTTCCACGCCTCGATGACCTTCGCGGCCAACGACCGCGCGCCGGTCGTCCTGATCTGCCAGAACAACCACTGGTCCATCAGCGTGCCGACCGACAAGCAGACCGCGTCGGCCACCATCGCGGTCAAGGCGAAGGCGTACGGCATACCGGGCGTCCGCGTCGACGGCAACGACGTGCTCGCCGTGTACTCCGCGGTGAAGGAGGCGGCCGACCGCGCGCGCAAGGGAGAGGGCCCGACCTTCGTCGAGGCCGTCACCTATCGCATGGGCCCCCACTCCTCGAGCGACGACCCGACGCGCTACCGCAGCCAGGACGAGGTCGACGCCTGGGCCAAGAAGGACCCGATCACCCGCTACGAGGCGTACCTGCGCAAGGCGGAGCTGCTCGACGACGCGAGCCGGGAGGCCCTGGTCGAGGATCTCGAGCGCGAGATCAGCGCCGCGATCGACGAGGTCGAGGAGCTCGGCGTGCCCGCGCGCGAGACCCTGTTCGACGACGTGTACGCCGAGACGCCGGCGCACCTGGAGGAGCAGCGAGGCGCGCTGTCGAAGCTGCCGAGCGCCCCGCGCGGGCACTGA